The Rahnella aquatilis CIP 78.65 = ATCC 33071 genomic sequence GCTCCACACGTTCCGCTCAGGCTGAAAGTATGCTGGCTTCCCGGAATATCACTGCCAGGTGGCAAAGAGGAGGTGACGGCAATCGAACTTAAATCCCAGGACTGCGGCATGGCTGGCGTTGCAGAACAGCTTGCCCAGAGCTTTCCTGAAAATAATAACAGGCAGGCCATCAGTATTATCGCTTTCATATCAACCTCACTGGCACACGCTGGCTGACTGAAATACCGTCACTTTTTGCGTATTTTGTAATGTAAAAGGTGCCTGGCACTGCCCTCCGCGCCAAATCACCTGGATGTTTCCCTGTTGCGCAAGTCCACTGAGATATACCTGGCCGTTGTCGCCCACGATGGCACGGTTGCGCTCATCACCTGCGACGAAGGCTTCTGCACCGAAAGGCACGGGCTGCCCGTTATAAGTAAGGGTGAGTAACAATCTGCTGCCGGCGCGCGTGGTAAAGGAAGCCATGACCACGGCACCGGAAGTGGGCACCACTGACAACACGTTGTCATCGATATCGATATTTTCATCCAGCGAGGTGGTATCCAGCGCCACGCGGGTGCGCTTGTAAGGACTGAGATAATTCACCACCGCGTAGCCGCGCCAGTCGGTATACACGCCGGTGTTATTTTGCAATTTAACCCCCGCCGCGCCCGGTGCACGGACGATCGCAATCGCGGACACATCACTCATCAGCGGCTGGGAGAACGTGACGCCGTGCGGATGTCCGACAACAGCGCCTTGCCAGCCGTAGTTGAGTTGATGACTGGTCTGGTTATAGTTGTATCCCCCGCTGAGCTGAGCGGCGCTGCCCAGATAATTCAGGCTGGCACTCCCGCTGTTTCCCTGTCCGTCGCTGCCATAGCCTTCACTGACCGCATAAGAGAGATTGTTATCTTCAAGAAGTGTGCCGTTAATGCCGGTCTGGTAGAACGCCGGGCCGTTTTGCGCGCTGTTCATACTGGCCGTAGCCCGCGCGTTCGGCAGCCATCGGCTGAGGGGGATACTGATGTTAAAAGCGATCTGCCGGTCATTCTGGCCATCGACGGACTGGCTGTCCGTCAGAGATAAAGCGTAATCAATACTGGCGATATTGACGTTATAACTGAAGCCGAAACTTCGCTGACGGGTCTGCGTGTATTTTTGCTGATAGTAAGACAGTGAAAGCGATCCCCATTCCCCGTGGTTGAGTGTCTGGGTCAGGTTCAGACGAAATTGCCCGCGCTGCCTGCCGTATGGCTGCCCGTTGCTTTCGTCCTGTCGCCCGTTACTGGCATCGCTGAAATGATAAAAATCCCCTCGATAGCGGATCCCCGCCAGCGACAATGTCGAGCCGGTAGCCGCCACACTTTTGGCATATTGCAGCCGGTACGCCTGCCCGCCTGCGTTGTGATTGTCCGTCAGCTGGCTGTCGGCAAAGGTGGTATCCAGCGACACAGAGCCAAGATCACCCATCATGCTGCCCATACCGGCATTCGCGGCGTGGTAGTTTTCCGCCATCTGACTGCCGCCAAACAGCGTGAC encodes the following:
- a CDS encoding fimbria/pilus outer membrane usher protein; the protein is MKKNHVFMHRSLLALPSWLLVSFAFGVTQVRADDRFNVQALEIEHPGGPVDVSQFSRAGGQTPGIYRVDVWVNDMLKGRQDVTFIALKDQTLSPLFTPAEWQTLGLKTGSIAALRHWPAQKPVEDFATLMPGVVGHFDFSHQKLLITIPQELLDTLARGAVSPELWDEGAPALLLNYNLSGARTWQNAGGSDQNQFLSLRSGANWGGWRLRNYSTWRYSRNIDGQSQQDWDSAYSFLQRDVPVIKGQFIAGESTTPADIFDSFAFRGVQLFSDDNMLPDSLRGFAPVIRGIARSNAQVTIKQSGIVIYQTYVPPGAFSINDLYPTSASGDLDITIRESNGEERHFTQAFSAIPIMQREGRLKYALTLGKYRAYQYGGDEPGFVQGSLIYGLGYGVTLFGGSQMAENYHAANAGMGSMMGDLGSVSLDTTFADSQLTDNHNAGGQAYRLQYAKSVAATGSTLSLAGIRYRGDFYHFSDASNGRQDESNGQPYGRQRGQFRLNLTQTLNHGEWGSLSLSYYQQKYTQTRQRSFGFSYNVNIASIDYALSLTDSQSVDGQNDRQIAFNISIPLSRWLPNARATASMNSAQNGPAFYQTGINGTLLEDNNLSYAVSEGYGSDGQGNSGSASLNYLGSAAQLSGGYNYNQTSHQLNYGWQGAVVGHPHGVTFSQPLMSDVSAIAIVRAPGAAGVKLQNNTGVYTDWRGYAVVNYLSPYKRTRVALDTTSLDENIDIDDNVLSVVPTSGAVVMASFTTRAGSRLLLTLTYNGQPVPFGAEAFVAGDERNRAIVGDNGQVYLSGLAQQGNIQVIWRGGQCQAPFTLQNTQKVTVFQSASVCQ